Below is a genomic region from Telmatobacter sp. DSM 110680.
CGAGGAGGATTGCACCAACCTGTCCCTCGGCGAGTTTGCGCAGACGGGTATCGACGTTTCCGCGAAACTCTACTGCTTGGATGTCGGGGCGGAGAGCAAGCAACTGGGCGCGGCGGCGCTGACTGCTGGTGCCGACCACTGCTCCGTGCGGAAGTGCATGCAGGCTGTGATACTTGACTGAAACGAGGACGTCGCGGGGGTCAACGCGAGGCGGCGTCGCGGCGAGGGTGAAGGGCGCGGGCAACTCTGTCGGCAGGTCTTTCAGCGAATGGACGGCGAGATCGACACGGCCTTCCGCAAGCGCCTCTTCAATCTCCTTGGTGAACATTCCTTTGGAGCCAACCTGGGCGAAGGTGACTTCCTGCAGACGGTCGCCAGTGGTCTTAATGATTTCGATTTCGACGGTGTGACCATGCCCGCGCAAAAGCGCAGCGATATGATTAGCCTGCCAGAGCGCAAGTTGCGAGCCACGACTACCGATGCGCAGATTCATTTGCCTCCTACGGCGCTGGTTTCGTTCTCGCGGCGCTCCGCGCTTTTACTCTCCGCTTCCCCGTAGGTAGTTGGAGAAGGTTCCGATTGGGGTGCGACTGGTTCTGAAACGGCGTCGGCCACCGAAGGCAGTGACCACGCTTCGCATAGGGCGTCTACGCGGGTTGAGTCGTTTTCGCGCGCAGCCTGCTTGAGAGCCTGCATGGGAGGATGAAGAAACTTGTTGACCAGACCGCGCGTGAGCGCTTCGATGGCCGCGAGCTGTTCTTCATTGAGGATTCCAAGCTTCGCGTGCATACGCCTCATCTCGTTCTGACGGATCTCTTCGGCCTGGTGCTGCAACGAGACAATAGCTGGGGCAACATTGACAGCGCGACGGCGCTGATGGAAGCGCTCCACCTCGGCATTGATGAGCGCTTCGGCATCGCCGGCCTGGGACTGCCGTTCCGCGATGTGCGAGGCCGCTACTTGCTGCAGGTCGTCGATGTCGTAGACGAAGATGCCTTCGACCTTGTTCATCGCAGGATCGACATCGCGGGGGACGGCGATATCGATGAAGAACATGGGGCGGTTGCGCCGCCGATGCATAAATTGCTGACCGTGCTCTTTGCGGAAGATCGGGTGAGGCGCGCCTGTAGAGCTGATGACGATGTCTGCTTCTGTGGCCGTCTCGTAGAGCTTTTCGAACGGAATGACGCGTCCGTCGAAGGGCTCGGCAAGCTGGCGGGCGCGTTCCAGCGTGCGGTTGGTGACGAGGATGGCTCCCGCTCCCTGCTGCACCAGATGACGGGCTGCAAGTTCGCTCATTTTTCCGGCGCCGACCAGGAAGACGGTGCGGCCCTGGAGCGATCCGAATATCTTGCGGGCCAGTTCGACCGCGACCGACGCAATGGAGACGGAGTTGGAGCCGATTTGCGTTTCGGTTCGAACACGCTTGGCTGCGGCGAATGCGGACTGCAGCAAATGTTCCAGTTGTCCGGAGACGGTACCGGCGGCTCGCGCCGAAGCAAAGGCTTCTTTTACCTGTCCGAGAATCTGGGGTTCGCCGACCACCATCGAGTCGAGGCTGGAAGCCACGCGGAAGAGATGGCGAACTGCCTGCTGATCGCGATGCTGATAGATGTGCGGCGCCAGCAGAGTCTGATCGATGCCGAAGTGGTGATGCAGGAACGTGGTTAGATCGGTTTCGGGTGATTCTACGGCGGCCAGTATTTCCACACGATTGCAGGTGGAGACAATCATGCATTCGCTGACGCCGGGCTGCGCGGCCAGTGCGCGGGTCGCTTCGGGCAGCTCGTCGCGGGAGATAGCGATGCGCTCGCGCAGCTCGATGGGCGCGGTTTTGTGATTCACCCCGATAAGAACGAGCCGGCTCATGGGGCACCGAACCTGTGGACGTGGCTCACGGTGTTGGCCGCCCACACGCAAAGCATGACGATCAGAACCGCTCCGGAAAGATAGGCAGCCTTGCGACCGCGAAGCCCGGCTGTCTGACGCAGGTAGAGCAGGAGTACATAGAGTCCCCACATCGCGTAGGAAGCTACAACCTTGGGGTCGCCATAATAGGCAGCGCCAAGAGAGGTCTCCTGTACAAGAACGGCGCCAAGAATAAGACCGACGGTCATGCAGGGGAAACCGAAGAGCAGCATGGCATGGGCGATGCGCTCAAGGGTATCCAGCGGCGGCAACCAGTCGAGAGGAATCCACCAGGAGTTATCAGGAGACTTGGGCTTGGCCTTCAGTCGGCGTTCCTGCACCAGATAAAGCAGCGATGCGAGAAGGCTGAACCCCAGGGCGGCATACGCAGCCAGGAGCGCCGTAATATGAGCAATCAGCCAGCTCGTTCTTACGCCTTCCGACGGAAAACTATAACCTTTGAGGCCCAATGACGGAACAAACACCAGGAAAAACGTGATCGGGAGTGCGAAAACTCCAAGGGAAATGGCGTCGTAGATCCACCAGGCCAAAAAGAATAGACCGGCCACCGCAAATCCAAGCAATGATTCAGCTTCGCGGGCTCCCACTGGAACCCAACGATGAGCTTGGACAAGCATTTCTACGGCAGATACGAAGTGGAAAAAGAAAGCCATGCCACCGAGGTGCACACACCACCGTCGCGCACGCTCGGACTTGTAGAGCACGGCGGGGAAGATTGCGTAGCTAGCCGCGAAATAAAGTACGGTCGCGACTCGGAGCCAAAGCAGGTGCATGCCGAACTCAAATCTAAAGCCTTAGGTCTCAGTATACTGTGATCCAAATCACCGTAACGAGTTTGGCGAGTAGTAGGGGTGTGATCTGTATCCGCAAAGGACTGAAGGCGATGAGAGCGATTTATGTAAGACGCATCAGCATCGGGATCTGTATAGGCCTTGTGTTGTTATCTTTTCCGATGATCGGACAGGGGCCGGTTTTTCCGAAGAAGACCGGAGTTCAGACCCCAGGCGTGCAGCACCCGATGGAGGAATTGCCCAAGGCAGCCACGATTGAGGTGAAGGGCGATCCGGATTGGCTCAGTGTGACTGCAGATGCCCTATGGATAACGAGCGGCAACGTTGACCACGTGGTTCGAATCGATCCGACAACCAACCAGACAGGGGTGGTGGTGACGGTCCACAAGCCGTGCTCAGGATTGGCGGTTGGATTCGGGAGTTTGTGGGTTCCGAGTTGCGGGGACAAGATCCTGGTGCGACTGGATCAACAGACTGGCGCGCTCCAGGCGACGGTCTCGGCTGGGCCTGCGGACGATGAGGGAGGAGTCACCGCCGGGTCTGGAAGTGTGTGGTTGGTGACCTCAAAGGAGGGAGAACTGACCCGGATCGACGCCAGAACCAATAAGGTCATCGCGCGGATCAGGATCCCGGCTGGATCATTCAACCCCCTCTTTGCGGATGGGTCGGTATGGGTGAGTTCGAATGCCGGCAATGCGCTGGTTCGAGTCGATCCAACAACCAACAAGGTGTTGAGTTCCACTGCGGTCGGTCTGATGCCACGCTTCCTGACCTACGGCGCGAGATCGATCTGGGTGCTGAACCAAGGCGATGGCACGGTTTCGCGTGTGGATTCCAAAACTGGCAAGCTGATCGCGACAATCGGCGTCGGGATTCCGGGGCACGGCGGTGAGATTGCCTTTGGTGGTGGATCGGTCTGGGCTACCGAGACCGAGTTTCCCCTTAGCCGCATTGATGCGAAGACGAACACCGTGGTGGCGCAGTGGCACGGTGCGGGTGGCGACAGTGTGCGTTACGCTTTCGGTTCAGTCTGGCTTACAGATTTGCGCGGCGAGAAAGTCTGGCGAATCAGCGTCCAATAAATCTGAAGCCTACCAAAAATACCCAGGCGATTGTAACGATAAGAACGGTCTTTTTGGCGCGGCGGAAATCCGGGTCGTCTGTTTGGATATTGAGGAATCGAAAACACCAGAGAATTATCCAGATGGGAATTGCAAATTCCAGAAAGATGAGGCCGAGTTCTCCCATGAATGTCATGAACGGTACAAAAAGGATGACCAGAAATGCCGGCGCGCAAAGCGCAGCAATCTTCAAGTAGCTTGCATCGCTGCAGGCGCGGTTAATGCGGGCCATCCTGACTGCGGCTACCTCTGCAATCGCAGGGTCTATGGATGCGGAGCAAAAGCGGCATTGCGTTGAGGCCGTGTCGATTGTCTGCTTGCAACTCGGGCATTCGAAGATCTTTGGCTTATCGACGTCCGAGGTAATGCTTAGGCTATTTCCCATAGGTCGATCGCTCCTGCTCCGGCGCCACTGAGTGTGTTCCACATCTGATTAATGGCGAGAATCATACAAGCTGGAATCGCAGCATGGAATGGGATCCCCGGCCCGTGTTGGGAACTAGCGGGGTTTGCCCCTTGTTCTGCACAGGGCGCTAGCAGTCGCAACACGGTAATCTGTAGGCAATTGTGCAATCCGCAGACCTCCAATCCGCGGCGGCGCCCCCGTCTCCCCCTGCCTCGGAAGAGTCCCTCGTCGACAGTACCGCAGAGGCTCCGGCCTCAGGCAAAGCCGGTGCCAAATCGCTGGAGCCGACGCCCTTTATGCGGCAGTGGTCTGCAGCCAAGCGCGAAAACCCCGATGCATTGCTGTTCTTTCGCATGGGCGACTTTTATGAGCTCTTCTATGACGACGCGATAATTGCCAGCCGCGAGTTGCAACTTACGTTGACCGCGCGCGACCGGGAGCGGCAGTTGCCCATGTGCGGGGTACCGTACCACTCGGTCGAAGGATACCTGGCGCGGCTTTTGCGCAAAGGCTATCGAATCGCCATCTGCGATCAGATGGAAGATCCGAAGCTCACCAAGAAGATTGTGAAGCGTGAAGTGACGCGCGTGCTCTCTCCAGGCACCGCGATGGATGCGGCGCTTGGCCAGGAACGCAACAACTTTCTGGCTGCGTATTTTGAAAGCGGTCCGGAGAAGCAGGCTGTCTGCGCAGTGGCGCTTCTTGATGTTTCAACCGGGGAATTTCGCACGGCGGAGTTTCAGGGTGCGAAGGCTCGACAACAGGCGTTGGAGGAGTTGCTGCTTGCCGGCCCGAGCGAAGTTCTGCTGGCAACGAGTGCGGAGATCCCGGGGGCACTTGAAAAGATTCCAGCCAAAACGCGTGTCGAGGATTGGGTGTGGACGCGGGATTTCGCACTTCAGATAGTCGAGCGGCAACTCAAGGTGAAGTCGCTCGAGGGATTCGGGCTGCTGGGTCACGAGCCGGCGGCGATCGCTGCAGGCGCACTGCTGCATTACGTTCGCACCACGCAGAAAAACGAAGCGCTGCACATTGATTCGCTGAAGTTTCAGGAGCACTCGACTGCGCTGGAGCTCGACCAGGTGACGGTGCGGAATCTTGAACTCGTCGAGCCACTGTTTGCCGGGCAGGACGACCGTGCGACGCTTTTCCACACGCTGAATTGCTGCCTGACACCGATGGGAAAGCGGATGCTGCGTGCGACCATCCTGCGGCCGCTCATTGATGCTGACGTGTTGGACGCACGGTACGAAGCAGTTTCAGAGGCGCACGGCGATCTGCTCAAGCGCGAAGAAGTCCGTCGCGCGTTTGAAGGCATCCTTGATCTGGAGCGTCTACTGGCGCGGCTCAGTCTGGACTCCGCTGGCCCCCGCGACGTCTGCGGGCTGGCGGCTAGCCTGGCGCGTTTGCCGGATTTGAAGATTGCTATGGAGGCGATGCAAGCTCCGCTGTGGCGCGAACTCATTACGCGGCTCGACACGCTCGAAGACGTAACGACGCGCATTGTGACCACGCTGGTTGCCGAGCCGCCGCTGACGATGGCGGATGGCGGCGCGATTCAAACGGGCGTGGATGCCGAGCTTGATGAGTTGCGGACGATTTCATCGTCAGGCCGGCAGTCGATTGCCGCGATCGAGGAACGGGAGCGGGCACGCACAGGCATCGGTTCTCTGAAGGTGCGCTACAACTCGGTCTTTGGTTATTACATTGAGATCACAAAGTCGAACCTGGCGATGGCTCCGGCGGACTACGAGCGCAAACAGACGCTGGTCAATGCGGAACGATTCACGACGCCGGAGTTGAAAGAGTACGAAGTCAAGATTCTTACCGCGCACGATCGTTGCATCGAGATCGAGAAGCGGATCTTTGTGGCTTTGCGGACGAAGGTGCTGGAAGCCGCGGGCAGGATTCGGCGAACGTCGACGGCTGTTGCGGAGGCCGATCTGCTGACGAACTTTGCGCATCTCGCGGCACTGCGGCGGTATGTGCGACCCGTACTGAAGGACGAGCAACTGCTGGAGGCAGTGGCGGCGCGGCATCCGGTAATTGAGCAGTGGATGGAGGAGACGCGCGAAGGCCGGTTTATCGCCAACGATCTATACATCAATTCGGGTGAATTCGGACCGAGCCTGCTGCTGATCACTGGGCCGAACATGGGTGGCAAAAGTACTTATCTGCGGCAGGCCGCGATGCTGGTGCTGATGGCGCAGATGGGGAGCTTTGTTCCGGCGCAGAGTCTGCGGCTGGGATTGGTGGATCGCATCTACACGCGTATCGGGGCAAGCGATAACGTTGCGCGGGGTCGCTCCACATTTATGGTGGAGATGACGGAAACGGCGACGATCCTGAACACGGCGACGAAACGATCGTTAATCTTGCTCGACGAGATGGGACGCGGTACGGCGACGTTTGACGGGCTGTCGCTTGCATGGGCCACGGTCGAATATCTCCATGCGGAGACGGGTGCACGCACGTTGTTTGCCACGCACTATCACGAGTTGACAATGCTTGCGGAGAAGTTGCCACGTGTGCGCAACCTGCGCGTGGGTGTGAAGGAGGGCGCGGGCGGTATCGTGTTTCTGCATACGATTGAACCGGGTGCAGCCAGCAAGAGTTACGGGATAGAAGTCGCAAAGCTGGCGGGATTGCCGACGCAGGTGATCGATCGCGCAAAACATGTATTGAAGCAGCATGAGAAGCAGGAGCGCCAGAGCGTGCAGGTGGAAACAACACCGGAGCCGATGCAGTTGACAATTTTTACGCCATTATCGCAGCGGATCGTGGATCGCATCGAAGCCGTCGATGTGAATGCGCTGACGCCTTTACAGGCGCTGAATCTACTGGAAGAGTTGCAGCAGGAACTCAAGGAGAAATCATGACTGCGACGGTGCGGCAGGCCGCCGGTAGCTTACTCGTGGTGGGTTTGAACGCGACGGAACTCACGGGACTGGAGCGTGCTTGGCTCAGGTTGGTGCGTCCAGGCGGCATCATCCTCTTCCGTCGCAACATCAAAGATGCGCAGCAGACGCGCGCATTGCTGGAAGAGGCTACCGGATTTTGTTGTCCGCGCGCAGTGCGGTGCGTGGACGTTGAAGGCGGCACAGTCAACCGGCTGCGCGATGCTCTAGCTCCCATTGCGTCAGCGCAGGCCGTGGCAGAAGCGATGCGCACCGCGAAAAAGACTGCGCTGGCGCGGAAGCATGGCGAGTTGATTGCGCGCGCGGTCAAGGCTTTTGGGTTCAACACGACGCTTGCGCCGGTTGTGGATCTGGCACTTCCTGAAGCATCAGACGTTTTGGGATCGCGGACGGCGGGCGCCAATGCGGCAGAGGTAATCGCCTACGCGCGCGAGTTTTTAGCAGGACTGGAAGCACAGGGAGTGACGGGATGCGGAAAGCATTTCCCAGGGCTGGGCGGAGCGGCGGGAGATACGCATTTCGTAACGCCGGAGATTCTGCGAACCAGTTCGCAGGTGTGGGATGAAGACGTAGTTCCCTACCGCGAACTTCATCGCTCCATGCCGATGATCATGACGAATCACGCTGCTTACCCCCACACGCCGGGGAAGAACGAGCCGGCGAGCGCCTCACGGTTCTGGATTGCGGCGACTCTTCGCAAACGGATCGGCTACAAGGGGATCATTCTCTCCGATGACTTGGAGATGGGCGGAATTCTCAAGTTTCTTCCGGTGGAAGAGGCGGCGGTGGCTGCCATTCGCGCAGGATCTGACCTGCTGGAAATCTGTCACAGCCCCGAATTGATTCTGCGAACCTATGAGGCGCTGGTTTCAGAGGGCGAACGTTCTGGATCGTTTCGAAAGCTGTTGCTGGCAACTGCGCGCGATTCTGCGCGGAAGCGCACACGGCTTTACGCTCGCGGTGTAACTCCGGCGCTGAGCGTGACGAAGCTTGAATCGCTGCGCAAAAGCATTCTGGATTTCAACGCTACAGTAGCCGCCATTTTGAATGCGACCGCAGAAGCCGCGCCACGCGCTTCGTCTCCGGCGGAAGCATCATGAAGGTGAAGCCCATGATCGTGGCTGGCGTCATGAGCGGGACGTCGGCGGATGGGATCGATGTCGCTGTTGTGCGGATCGAACGAATTAGAGCCCGAACAAAGCTGACGCTGCTTGCGCATGAGGGCTTTCGTTATCCTGCTGCGCTTCGCTCCCTGGTGCTGGCAGCGATGAATGCCAAGTCAACTTCCACTGCCGAATTGGCATGGCTGAACTGGCGACTCGGAATCGCATTTGCCGATGCGGTCAAGGCCACGATCGACCGACACAAACTCAGTTTGGATTTGGTCGGATGCCACGGCCAGACGCTTTATCACCAGGCACGTCCCACCTCCTATGCGGGGAAAACTTTCGCGTGCACCTGGCAGGCTGGAGAGGCTTCGTTGATTGCTGCGGAGACCGGCGTCCCCGTAGTCTCCAATTTTCGTCCCGCCGATATGGCGGCTGGCGGTCAGGGCGCTCCGCTTGTACCGATGCTCGACTATGTTTTATTCGCTGATTCGAAGAGTGGACGCGTACTGCAAAACATCGGTGGCATCGCAAATATGACGGCGATGCCTGCGGCTTGCACCGCGGATGAGCTGATCGCATTCGATACCGGTCCCGGCAACATGGTGATGGATGCGCTGACGCAGAAACTGTTTAACAAGTCTTATGACCGCAACGGGTCGATCGCTGCCCGCGGCCAGGTGTTGGATTCTGTGGTTGAACAGATGTTGCGTAATCCATACTTCGCAGTCAAGCCTCCGCGCACTGCAGGCCGCGAAGAATTTGGGCGCGAGTATGCCGCGAAGTTTCTTACCTCCTGTCGTCGTGTGAGCCGCAAAGGCGAAGATGCTTTGGCAACCGCGACTGCACTCACCGCGGAAAGCATTGCGCGCAGCTTCGAACGGTTCGT
It encodes:
- the hemC gene encoding hydroxymethylbilane synthase translates to MNLRIGSRGSQLALWQANHIAALLRGHGHTVEIEIIKTTGDRLQEVTFAQVGSKGMFTKEIEEALAEGRVDLAVHSLKDLPTELPAPFTLAATPPRVDPRDVLVSVKYHSLHALPHGAVVGTSSQRRRAQLLALRPDIQAVEFRGNVDTRLRKLAEGQVGAILLAAAGLDRLEKTEWIRERLEPHHFCPAAGQGSLGIETRKDDAATIAAIAFLNDPATCFAVTAERAALAALGGGCQVPIGIHCRLAPQDEAGEWQEIFAVVADPATGKAIRIHHESRRSEIGPVALGQLAAELLIEAGAAPLLEATANPPAGASA
- the hemA gene encoding glutamyl-tRNA reductase — protein: MSRLVLIGVNHKTAPIELRERIAISRDELPEATRALAAQPGVSECMIVSTCNRVEILAAVESPETDLTTFLHHHFGIDQTLLAPHIYQHRDQQAVRHLFRVASSLDSMVVGEPQILGQVKEAFASARAAGTVSGQLEHLLQSAFAAAKRVRTETQIGSNSVSIASVAVELARKIFGSLQGRTVFLVGAGKMSELAARHLVQQGAGAILVTNRTLERARQLAEPFDGRVIPFEKLYETATEADIVISSTGAPHPIFRKEHGQQFMHRRRNRPMFFIDIAVPRDVDPAMNKVEGIFVYDIDDLQQVAASHIAERQSQAGDAEALINAEVERFHQRRRAVNVAPAIVSLQHQAEEIRQNEMRRMHAKLGILNEEQLAAIEALTRGLVNKFLHPPMQALKQAARENDSTRVDALCEAWSLPSVADAVSEPVAPQSEPSPTTYGEAESKSAERRENETSAVGGK
- the ccsA gene encoding cytochrome c biogenesis protein CcsA → MHLLWLRVATVLYFAASYAIFPAVLYKSERARRWCVHLGGMAFFFHFVSAVEMLVQAHRWVPVGAREAESLLGFAVAGLFFLAWWIYDAISLGVFALPITFFLVFVPSLGLKGYSFPSEGVRTSWLIAHITALLAAYAALGFSLLASLLYLVQERRLKAKPKSPDNSWWIPLDWLPPLDTLERIAHAMLLFGFPCMTVGLILGAVLVQETSLGAAYYGDPKVVASYAMWGLYVLLLYLRQTAGLRGRKAAYLSGAVLIVMLCVWAANTVSHVHRFGAP
- a CDS encoding PQQ-binding-like beta-propeller repeat protein, whose protein sequence is MRAIYVRRISIGICIGLVLLSFPMIGQGPVFPKKTGVQTPGVQHPMEELPKAATIEVKGDPDWLSVTADALWITSGNVDHVVRIDPTTNQTGVVVTVHKPCSGLAVGFGSLWVPSCGDKILVRLDQQTGALQATVSAGPADDEGGVTAGSGSVWLVTSKEGELTRIDARTNKVIARIRIPAGSFNPLFADGSVWVSSNAGNALVRVDPTTNKVLSSTAVGLMPRFLTYGARSIWVLNQGDGTVSRVDSKTGKLIATIGVGIPGHGGEIAFGGGSVWATETEFPLSRIDAKTNTVVAQWHGAGGDSVRYAFGSVWLTDLRGEKVWRISVQ
- the mutS gene encoding DNA mismatch repair protein MutS; amino-acid sequence: MRQWSAAKRENPDALLFFRMGDFYELFYDDAIIASRELQLTLTARDRERQLPMCGVPYHSVEGYLARLLRKGYRIAICDQMEDPKLTKKIVKREVTRVLSPGTAMDAALGQERNNFLAAYFESGPEKQAVCAVALLDVSTGEFRTAEFQGAKARQQALEELLLAGPSEVLLATSAEIPGALEKIPAKTRVEDWVWTRDFALQIVERQLKVKSLEGFGLLGHEPAAIAAGALLHYVRTTQKNEALHIDSLKFQEHSTALELDQVTVRNLELVEPLFAGQDDRATLFHTLNCCLTPMGKRMLRATILRPLIDADVLDARYEAVSEAHGDLLKREEVRRAFEGILDLERLLARLSLDSAGPRDVCGLAASLARLPDLKIAMEAMQAPLWRELITRLDTLEDVTTRIVTTLVAEPPLTMADGGAIQTGVDAELDELRTISSSGRQSIAAIEERERARTGIGSLKVRYNSVFGYYIEITKSNLAMAPADYERKQTLVNAERFTTPELKEYEVKILTAHDRCIEIEKRIFVALRTKVLEAAGRIRRTSTAVAEADLLTNFAHLAALRRYVRPVLKDEQLLEAVAARHPVIEQWMEETREGRFIANDLYINSGEFGPSLLLITGPNMGGKSTYLRQAAMLVLMAQMGSFVPAQSLRLGLVDRIYTRIGASDNVARGRSTFMVEMTETATILNTATKRSLILLDEMGRGTATFDGLSLAWATVEYLHAETGARTLFATHYHELTMLAEKLPRVRNLRVGVKEGAGGIVFLHTIEPGAASKSYGIEVAKLAGLPTQVIDRAKHVLKQHEKQERQSVQVETTPEPMQLTIFTPLSQRIVDRIEAVDVNALTPLQALNLLEELQQELKEKS
- the nagZ gene encoding beta-N-acetylhexosaminidase; this encodes MTATVRQAAGSLLVVGLNATELTGLERAWLRLVRPGGIILFRRNIKDAQQTRALLEEATGFCCPRAVRCVDVEGGTVNRLRDALAPIASAQAVAEAMRTAKKTALARKHGELIARAVKAFGFNTTLAPVVDLALPEASDVLGSRTAGANAAEVIAYAREFLAGLEAQGVTGCGKHFPGLGGAAGDTHFVTPEILRTSSQVWDEDVVPYRELHRSMPMIMTNHAAYPHTPGKNEPASASRFWIAATLRKRIGYKGIILSDDLEMGGILKFLPVEEAAVAAIRAGSDLLEICHSPELILRTYEALVSEGERSGSFRKLLLATARDSARKRTRLYARGVTPALSVTKLESLRKSILDFNATVAAILNATAEAAPRASSPAEAS
- a CDS encoding anhydro-N-acetylmuramic acid kinase → MKVKPMIVAGVMSGTSADGIDVAVVRIERIRARTKLTLLAHEGFRYPAALRSLVLAAMNAKSTSTAELAWLNWRLGIAFADAVKATIDRHKLSLDLVGCHGQTLYHQARPTSYAGKTFACTWQAGEASLIAAETGVPVVSNFRPADMAAGGQGAPLVPMLDYVLFADSKSGRVLQNIGGIANMTAMPAACTADELIAFDTGPGNMVMDALTQKLFNKSYDRNGSIAARGQVLDSVVEQMLRNPYFAVKPPRTAGREEFGREYAAKFLTSCRRVSRKGEDALATATALTAESIARSFERFVMKSMQGKPIDYIVSGGGAKNSTLMRMLKVRLERLGCKVAAIESFGIPAEAKEAAAFALLAWLTWHRLPGNIPAATGAKRPAILGQITYV